The Paracoccus sediminicola genome has a segment encoding these proteins:
- a CDS encoding 3-oxoacid CoA-transferase subunit B → MNRLTDNELAARVARDIPDGAYVNLGIGKPTHVSTYVPEGREVIYHSENGVLGVGPAPAEGEEDPELIDASKRLITTAPGSAFFEHADSFAMMRGGHIDIAVLGAYQVAENGDLANWATLDEKFPPAVGGAMDLVVGVPTIFVMMRHTDRDDGPKLLKRCTYPLTGLAVVNRVYTDLAVLDVTPDGFRLVELTEGNSLEEVQSVTEARILPPV, encoded by the coding sequence ATGAACCGACTGACCGATAACGAACTGGCTGCACGCGTCGCCCGCGATATTCCCGACGGCGCCTATGTCAATCTGGGCATCGGCAAGCCGACCCATGTCTCGACCTATGTGCCTGAGGGGCGAGAGGTGATCTATCATTCGGAAAACGGGGTTCTGGGCGTCGGCCCGGCCCCGGCCGAGGGCGAAGAAGATCCCGAGTTGATCGACGCCAGCAAAAGGCTGATCACCACCGCTCCGGGGTCGGCCTTCTTCGAACATGCCGACAGCTTCGCGATGATGCGCGGTGGGCATATCGATATCGCCGTGCTGGGCGCCTATCAGGTCGCGGAGAATGGTGATCTCGCGAATTGGGCCACCTTGGACGAGAAATTCCCGCCTGCGGTGGGTGGGGCGATGGACCTTGTCGTCGGTGTTCCGACGATCTTCGTGATGATGCGTCACACTGATCGCGATGACGGGCCGAAATTACTGAAGCGCTGCACATATCCCCTGACCGGTCTGGCTGTTGTCAACCGCGTCTACACCGATCTGGCAGTGCTGGACGTGACGCCGGACGGGTTCCGCCTGGTCGAGCTTACCGAGGGCAACTCGCTGGAAGAGGTCCAGTCGGTCACCGAAGCCCGGATTCTGCCGCCCGTTTGA
- a CDS encoding 3-oxoacid CoA-transferase subunit A, with amino-acid sequence MIDKRVSDMAEAVAPIFDGASVMIGGFGSSGIPFGLIDALLDQGAKELTIISNNAGAGETGIARLLKEGRVAKVICSYPRSPGSIWFERRFEAGEIALEVVPQGTLAERIRAAGAGLGGFLTPTGYGTRLADGKETRMIDGLGYVLEAPLHADFALLRAERGDKWGNLSYHATARNFNPVMAAAARHSIAEVRHLLDEPLDPETVVTPGIFLQSVVEYGVRP; translated from the coding sequence ATGATAGACAAACGTGTTTCTGATATGGCCGAGGCCGTGGCCCCGATCTTCGACGGGGCAAGCGTGATGATTGGCGGCTTCGGATCCTCCGGCATTCCCTTCGGCTTGATTGACGCCCTGCTGGATCAGGGAGCGAAGGAACTGACCATCATCTCGAACAACGCCGGGGCTGGCGAAACAGGGATAGCCAGGCTCCTGAAAGAGGGGCGTGTCGCAAAGGTCATCTGTTCCTATCCCCGTTCTCCCGGCTCGATCTGGTTCGAGCGGCGGTTCGAGGCGGGCGAGATCGCGCTAGAGGTCGTGCCGCAGGGCACGCTGGCCGAACGGATCCGCGCAGCCGGTGCCGGGCTGGGTGGATTTTTGACACCCACAGGATATGGCACGCGTCTGGCCGACGGCAAGGAGACCCGGATGATCGATGGGTTGGGATATGTGCTCGAAGCGCCGCTGCATGCCGATTTCGCGCTGCTTCGGGCCGAGCGGGGGGATAAGTGGGGCAATCTCAGCTATCATGCGACGGCCCGGAACTTTAATCCGGTGATGGCAGCAGCAGCGCGCCACTCTATCGCCGAGGTCCGGCATTTATTGGATGAGCCGCTCGATCCTGAAACCGTGGTGACGCCGGGAATCTTCCTGCAAAGCGTCGTGGAATACGGGGTGCGTCCATGA
- a CDS encoding TRAP transporter permease yields the protein MKLPGNDDQGGAVPAAPASAKVESGPASWLVMLLGFVGVFMAINQQFLLNIFGFQPLGNAYLYYLIGIFLAVAFLTLPISSTRQGQLFGLNLVLAVLALVSGGWLGYHGLQIIQQGWEYDAPLIADIMATILILLVLEGVRRAGGTILLFTALLFGTYPLYADSMPGFLWGTEYSLVGTIRAHVLGVESIIGIPMQVVAELVIGFVIFGSVLVTTKGSDFFMELASALLGHSRGGPAKVAVMGSGILGSLSGSVISNILTSGPFSIPTMRKVGYPASYAAAIEACASTGATLMPPVMGTVAFVMASFLGVPYSSIIIAAVIPALLFYAALLFQVDMYAARRGLEGLPRSEIPPVWPVLKSGWPYLLSLAVLIFVLMGLRMEARSPYYASAVMLVATAFRKETRLTLSRAKELLLDVSKNIAALVAVLAGIGLVVGGLSYTGVAGAFSRELLLYAGGSIPLMLLAGAITSFVLGMGMTVTACYIFLSILLAPALVQAGLHPIASHLFILYWGMLSYITPPVALAAITAANVAGSKPMETGFRAMRLGMPLFFLPFIFVYDPALIMDGSPLRILERIVLTLIAIWAITSAFEAWIYKVGRIGIVSRVATAVGGVLVIVPELMTSVIGAAVLVVVIGINLALRRNGSAAGA from the coding sequence ATGAAGTTACCGGGTAACGACGATCAAGGCGGGGCAGTGCCCGCGGCGCCAGCCTCGGCCAAGGTAGAGAGCGGACCCGCAAGCTGGCTGGTCATGTTGCTGGGATTCGTTGGTGTTTTCATGGCCATCAACCAGCAATTCCTGCTGAACATTTTCGGGTTTCAGCCGCTGGGCAACGCCTATCTCTATTACCTGATTGGCATATTCCTCGCCGTCGCGTTCCTGACACTGCCGATCAGTTCGACGCGGCAGGGGCAGCTATTCGGACTGAATCTGGTGCTGGCGGTGCTGGCATTGGTCAGCGGCGGGTGGCTGGGTTATCACGGGCTGCAGATCATTCAGCAGGGTTGGGAATACGACGCACCGTTGATCGCCGACATAATGGCGACGATCCTGATCCTGCTGGTGCTGGAGGGGGTGCGGCGCGCGGGTGGAACGATCCTTCTTTTTACCGCCCTGCTATTCGGGACATATCCACTTTACGCCGACTCCATGCCAGGCTTCTTATGGGGCACGGAGTATTCGCTGGTCGGCACGATCCGAGCCCATGTGCTGGGTGTCGAATCGATCATCGGTATCCCGATGCAGGTTGTCGCCGAGCTGGTGATCGGTTTCGTCATCTTCGGCTCGGTTCTCGTGACGACCAAGGGCAGCGATTTCTTCATGGAATTGGCCTCGGCGCTTCTCGGCCACAGCCGCGGAGGACCGGCAAAGGTGGCGGTGATGGGATCAGGCATTCTGGGATCGCTCTCGGGCAGCGTGATTTCGAATATCTTGACCTCAGGGCCTTTCTCGATTCCGACAATGCGCAAGGTTGGCTATCCGGCAAGCTACGCCGCAGCGATCGAAGCATGTGCATCGACCGGTGCGACATTGATGCCGCCGGTCATGGGCACGGTGGCCTTCGTCATGGCATCGTTCCTGGGTGTGCCCTATTCTTCGATCATCATCGCCGCGGTCATTCCAGCCCTGCTGTTCTATGCTGCGCTTCTTTTCCAGGTCGACATGTATGCCGCCCGCCGCGGTCTGGAGGGGCTGCCGCGCAGCGAAATCCCGCCAGTCTGGCCCGTACTGAAATCCGGCTGGCCCTATTTGCTGAGCCTCGCCGTCCTGATCTTCGTGCTGATGGGTCTGCGTATGGAAGCGCGCTCGCCCTATTACGCCTCAGCCGTGATGCTGGTCGCAACGGCATTTCGCAAGGAAACCCGTCTGACTCTGAGCCGGGCGAAAGAACTGCTTTTGGATGTCAGCAAAAACATTGCCGCTCTGGTCGCGGTGCTGGCCGGTATCGGCCTGGTCGTGGGCGGCCTGTCCTATACCGGCGTGGCTGGGGCGTTTTCCCGCGAATTGCTGCTTTACGCGGGTGGCAGCATCCCGCTGATGCTGCTCGCCGGGGCGATCACGAGCTTCGTGCTGGGCATGGGGATGACGGTGACGGCCTGCTATATCTTCCTGTCGATCCTGCTGGCCCCGGCGCTTGTGCAGGCCGGGCTGCATCCCATCGCCAGCCACCTGTTCATCCTTTATTGGGGAATGTTGTCTTATATCACCCCACCAGTGGCGCTGGCGGCGATCACCGCGGCGAATGTTGCCGGGTCGAAGCCGATGGAAACCGGGTTCCGCGCCATGCGGCTGGGAATGCCGCTGTTTTTCCTGCCCTTCATTTTCGTCTACGATCCAGCCCTTATCATGGATGGAAGCCCGCTTCGGATCCTGGAAAGGATCGTGCTAACGCTGATCGCGATCTGGGCGATCACCTCTGCCTTCGAGGCCTGGATCTATAAGGTCGGCAGGATCGGCATCGTCAGCCGTGTGGCCACCGCGGTTGGCGGAGTTCTGGTCATCGTGCCGGAATTGATGACCAGCGTCATCGGTGCGGCTGTCCTTGTCGTGGTGATCGGGATCAATCTTGCTCTGCGGCGTAACGGCAGCGCTGCGGGGGCCTAG